A DNA window from Arachis duranensis cultivar V14167 chromosome 3, aradu.V14167.gnm2.J7QH, whole genome shotgun sequence contains the following coding sequences:
- the LOC107478928 gene encoding tryptophan aminotransferase-related protein 2, giving the protein MAKLQSLFSMRHLLVLSLALNVSLILRMMYDSQLDLFFYKYPRQGQISNLHPQNKPRLLISSSFSNSSSSTCEDHHQPPPKNNNRVINLDHGDPRVYEAFWRETGEKTTIKIAGWQSMSYFSDVSNVCWFLEPEFAEEVVRLHRVVGNAVTEDRHLVVGTGSSQLFLAALYALSPTNSPQPISVVSASPYYSSYPSMTDYQKSGLYKWGGDADKFDISGPYIELVTSPNNPDGFVRRSVLNRSEGLLVHDLAYYWPQYTPISSPSNHDLTLFTLSKTTGHAGMRIGWALVKDKEVAKKMTKFIELNTIGVSKDSQLRAAKVLRAVSDSCKLQGGGESFFQFSHKIMTDRWKQLREAVQRSNGFFSVPTFSPSFCTFFNQNLVPHPAFVWLKCEKNVEDCESFLRGYNILTRSGTHFGVSQQYVRISMLDTDENFMHFLHRLSTINFR; this is encoded by the exons ATGGCGAAGCTTCAAAGCTTGTTCTCCATGAGGCACTTGTTGGTGCTCTCTCTGGCTCTCAATGTAAGCCTCATACTCAGAATGATGTATGATTCCCAACTTGATCTCTTCTTCTACAAATATCCTCGTCAGGGGCAAATTAGTAATCTCCACCCTCAAAATAAACCTCGCTTGCTtatatcttcttctttctccaactcttcttcttctacttgtgaggatcatcatcaaccaccacccaaaaacaacaacagagTCATCAATCTCGACCA TGGAGACCCGAGAGTGTACGAAGCATTTTGGAGAGAAACGGGAGAGAAAACAACGATCAAAATTGCAGGGTGGCAATCGATGAGTTACTTCTCAGATGTGAGCAATGTTTGTTGGTTTCTAGAACCTGAGTTTGCAGAGGAGGTTGTGAGGCTCCACCGTGTGGTGGGAAATGCTGTGACAGAGGATCGTCACCTTGTTGTTGGAACGGGTTCCTCTCAGCTCTTTCTTGCTGCTCTCTATGCTCTCTCTCCAACTAATTCTCCTCAACCCATCAGTGTTGTCTCTGCTTCCCCCTACTACTCT TCATACCCATCAATGACGGATTACCAGAAATCAGGGCTATACAAATGGGGTGGTGATGCTGACAAGTTTGACATAAGTGGGCCCTACATTGAGTTGGTTACTTCTCCCAACAACCCTGATGGCTTCGTCAGGCGTTCAGTGCTCAACCGCTCTGAGGGTCTACTGGTCCACGACCTTGCTTATTACTGGCCTCAGTACACTCCTATTTCTTCCCCTTCCAACCATGATCTTACCCTTTTCACTCTTTCTAAGACTACTGGTCATGCTGGAATGCGCATTGG GTGGGCTCTTGTGAAAGACAAAGAAGTAGCAAAGAAAATGACCAAATTCATAGAGCTCAATACCATAGGAGTCTCTAAGGACTCACAGCTTAGGGCCGCCAAGGTTCTGAGGGCAGTTTCCGACAGCTGCAAACTACAAGGCGGTGGCGAGTCCTTTTTCCAGTTCAGCCACAAAATCATGACAGACAGATGGAAACAACTCAGAGAAGCAGTTCAGCGTAGTAATGGATTCTTCAGTGTCCCTACATTCTCTCCTTCTTTTTGCACCTTCTTTAATCAAAACTTGGTGCCTCATCcag CATTTGTGTGGctaaaatgtgaaaaaaatgtAGAAGACTGCGAAAGCTTTCTTAGAGGATACAACATATTGACAAGAAGTGGAACACACTTTGGAGTTAGCCAACAATATGTAAGAATCAGCATGTTGGATACAGATGAaaattttatgcactttctacACAGACTCTCTACTATAAACTTTCGATAG